The following coding sequences lie in one Pseudomonadota bacterium genomic window:
- a CDS encoding ATP-binding cassette domain-containing protein: MIEAKSLSKSYEQVPALQDASFSIGSGEVVGLLGPNGAGKSTLMKILTGYLHPSGGSAVVEGIDVLADPLAVQRSIGYLPENAPVYPDMVVQEYLQFVADLRQLGADERGALIGEAVRRTGLEHHLVRPIGQLSKGYRQRVGLAQAILHRPRVLVLDEATSGLDPNQIVEIRALIKNLAKQATVLLSTHILPEVELTCERVLVINEGRVCADARLDALRARDVAVARIDAQPDQARPALERIAGVSEVRSGARANGFTSFRVTGSGEHGALCPAIYDVARQQGWRLAELRDDPQTLESVFRSIVEGRAPAGASGEAGAAA; the protein is encoded by the coding sequence ATGATCGAAGCAAAGAGCCTGAGCAAGAGCTACGAGCAGGTACCGGCCCTGCAAGACGCCAGCTTCAGTATCGGCTCCGGTGAGGTGGTGGGCCTGCTTGGCCCCAACGGCGCCGGGAAATCGACGCTGATGAAGATCCTCACCGGCTACCTCCATCCCAGCGGGGGTTCGGCGGTCGTCGAGGGCATCGACGTGCTGGCCGACCCGCTGGCGGTGCAGCGGAGCATCGGCTACCTGCCGGAGAACGCGCCGGTCTACCCGGATATGGTGGTCCAGGAGTACCTGCAGTTCGTGGCCGACCTGCGCCAGCTCGGCGCCGACGAGCGCGGCGCGTTGATCGGCGAGGCCGTGCGGCGCACGGGCCTCGAGCATCACCTCGTGCGGCCGATCGGCCAGCTCAGCAAGGGCTACCGGCAGCGGGTCGGGTTGGCGCAGGCGATCCTGCATCGACCGCGCGTGCTGGTGCTCGATGAGGCGACCAGCGGACTCGACCCGAACCAGATCGTCGAGATCCGCGCGCTCATCAAGAACCTCGCCAAGCAGGCGACGGTGCTGCTCTCCACGCACATCCTGCCCGAGGTCGAGCTGACCTGCGAGCGCGTGCTGGTGATCAACGAGGGCCGCGTCTGCGCCGACGCCCGCCTCGATGCGCTGCGCGCCCGGGACGTGGCCGTCGCCCGCATCGACGCCCAACCCGATCAGGCGCGACCCGCGCTCGAGCGGATCGCCGGCGTCAGCGAGGTGCGCTCGGGCGCTCGCGCCAACGGCTTCACCAGCTTCCGCGTGACCGGCTCCGGCGAGCATGGCGCCCTCTGCCCCGCCATCTATGACGTCGCGCGCCAGCAGGGCTGGCGTCTCGCCGAGCTGCGCGACGATCCTCAGACGCTCGAGTCAGTCTTCCGCAGCATCGTCGAAGGACGCGCGCCCGCCGGCGCGTCGGGCGAAGCAGGAGCAGCAGCATGA
- a CDS encoding Gldg family protein, with amino-acid sequence MRQMLSIARKELRAYFLSPVALIFLATFLFVVLFVFFWVKPFFQRNLADVRPLFEWLPVLLVFLVGALTMRLWSDEQRSGTLELLLTLPVRTSRLVLGKFLAGLALVGVALALTIGLPLSVSWLGDIDWGPVFGGYLAALLLAGAYLAIGLCMSSATGNPIVALFLTIGACGGLYLVGSDLVANYAGNRLAELLRLIGTGSRFESIGRGVLDLRDILYYVTLIAGFLFLNVVLLESKRWSRGESTRPRRRALKLSAALVVANLLALNVAVAAVGGARLDLTERGEYSISPVTRGMLRGLTAPLVIRGYFSAKTHPLLAPLVPRIRDILAEYAALGGKQVRAEFIDPQESPAAEKEANEDFGIKSMPFQFSSRHEAGIVNSYFSILVKYGDKYETLGFEDLIEVKVTGMRDIEVKLRNLEYDLTRAIKKAVYGFKPLEELFARLAEPARLTFYATPKTLPENLRALPERLAKVAGELGKRAGGKLIFEQVDPSGSDQRALRRELLQKYGIRPLAASLLSGESFYLHSVLRAGTREEPLFFAPELGEAELRRELEAALKRVAPGFLKTIGLVTTAPASPQPRNPMMQQQEPPQQPQYQLLQQRLGEGFTVKNTPLTDGRVPGDVDALLVVGAENLDDKQRFAIDQYLMRGGAVIICAGAYGLQLGQYVEGLTARAIETKLEPMLAAWGIELQKKLVLDPQNEALPVPVERNVMGLTIRDVQLLRYPFWVDVRSNGMAEGSPVVGGLQGVTLQWVSPLKLSKREGIEVTELLSSSAEAWTQETAAIQPDFARYPQGGFGQEASSGVGRQVLAVTAKGAFVSSFKGQTNPLLAGAEPKEAEAAPSAVASGDKSAGVIEQSLPSARLAVVGSADFVRDPVLNLSRQTGSDRFTGNLQLVQNLLDWAVEDVDLLSIRSRGAYARTLRPLESGAQSTWEGGNYAFVALALGAIVALTLLRRRTLKPMVLPGGGAGRSSAGAGDAGAKEA; translated from the coding sequence ATGAGACAGATGCTCTCGATAGCGCGCAAGGAGCTGCGCGCGTACTTCCTCTCACCGGTGGCGTTGATCTTTCTGGCGACGTTCCTCTTCGTCGTGCTCTTCGTCTTCTTTTGGGTCAAGCCCTTCTTCCAGCGCAACCTGGCCGACGTGCGGCCGCTCTTCGAGTGGCTGCCGGTGTTGCTGGTCTTCCTCGTCGGGGCGCTGACGATGCGGCTCTGGAGCGACGAGCAGCGCAGCGGCACGCTCGAGCTGCTGCTCACCTTGCCCGTTCGCACCAGCCGCCTGGTGCTCGGCAAGTTCCTCGCCGGCCTGGCGCTCGTCGGCGTGGCGCTGGCGCTGACGATCGGCCTGCCGCTCAGCGTGTCGTGGCTCGGCGATATCGACTGGGGGCCGGTCTTTGGCGGCTACCTCGCGGCGCTGCTGCTCGCGGGGGCCTACCTCGCGATCGGGCTCTGCATGTCGTCGGCGACCGGCAACCCGATCGTCGCGCTCTTCCTGACGATCGGCGCCTGCGGCGGGCTCTACCTCGTCGGCTCCGATCTGGTGGCCAACTACGCGGGCAATCGCCTGGCCGAGCTGCTGCGGCTGATCGGCACCGGTAGCCGCTTCGAGAGCATCGGCCGCGGCGTGCTCGATCTGCGCGACATCCTCTATTACGTGACGCTGATCGCGGGCTTCCTCTTCCTCAACGTCGTGCTGCTCGAGAGCAAGCGCTGGAGCCGCGGGGAGAGCACCCGGCCGCGGCGGCGGGCGCTCAAGCTGAGCGCGGCCTTGGTCGTGGCCAACCTCCTGGCCCTCAACGTGGCGGTCGCCGCGGTCGGTGGCGCTCGACTCGACCTGACCGAGCGCGGGGAGTACAGCATCTCGCCGGTGACGCGCGGGATGCTGAGGGGGCTGACCGCGCCGCTGGTCATCCGCGGCTACTTCTCCGCCAAGACGCATCCGCTGCTGGCGCCGCTGGTGCCGCGAATTCGCGACATCCTCGCCGAGTATGCGGCGCTTGGTGGCAAGCAGGTGCGGGCCGAGTTCATCGACCCCCAGGAGAGCCCCGCCGCCGAGAAGGAGGCCAACGAGGACTTCGGCATCAAGAGCATGCCCTTTCAGTTCTCGAGCCGCCACGAGGCCGGCATCGTCAACTCCTACTTCAGCATCCTCGTCAAGTACGGCGACAAGTACGAGACGCTGGGCTTCGAGGATCTGATCGAGGTCAAGGTCACGGGAATGCGCGACATCGAGGTCAAGCTCCGCAACCTCGAGTACGACCTGACGCGCGCGATCAAGAAGGCCGTCTACGGCTTCAAGCCGCTCGAGGAGCTCTTCGCGCGGCTGGCCGAGCCGGCGCGGCTGACCTTCTATGCCACGCCGAAGACGCTGCCCGAGAACCTGCGCGCGCTGCCCGAGCGCCTGGCCAAGGTGGCCGGCGAGCTCGGCAAACGCGCCGGCGGCAAGCTGATCTTCGAGCAGGTGGACCCCAGCGGCAGCGATCAGCGGGCGCTGCGGCGCGAGCTGCTCCAGAAGTACGGCATTCGGCCGCTGGCGGCCTCGCTGCTCTCCGGCGAGTCCTTCTACCTGCACTCCGTGCTGCGGGCCGGCACGCGCGAGGAACCCCTGTTCTTCGCGCCCGAGCTGGGAGAGGCCGAGCTGCGGCGCGAACTCGAGGCGGCGCTCAAGCGCGTCGCGCCCGGCTTCCTCAAGACCATCGGCCTGGTGACGACGGCGCCGGCGAGCCCCCAGCCGCGCAACCCGATGATGCAGCAGCAGGAGCCGCCGCAGCAGCCGCAGTATCAGCTGCTGCAGCAGCGCCTCGGCGAGGGCTTCACCGTCAAGAACACGCCCCTCACCGATGGGCGCGTGCCTGGCGACGTCGACGCGCTGCTGGTGGTCGGCGCCGAGAACCTCGACGACAAACAGCGCTTCGCGATCGACCAGTATCTGATGCGCGGCGGCGCGGTGATCATCTGCGCGGGGGCCTATGGGCTGCAGCTGGGCCAGTACGTCGAGGGCCTGACCGCTCGGGCGATCGAGACCAAGCTCGAGCCGATGCTCGCAGCTTGGGGTATCGAGCTGCAGAAGAAGCTGGTGCTCGATCCGCAGAACGAGGCGCTCCCTGTCCCCGTGGAGCGCAACGTGATGGGGCTGACGATCCGCGACGTGCAGCTCCTCCGCTATCCCTTTTGGGTCGATGTGCGCTCGAACGGCATGGCCGAGGGTAGCCCGGTGGTCGGCGGTCTGCAGGGGGTCACCTTGCAGTGGGTCTCGCCGCTCAAGCTAAGCAAGCGCGAGGGGATCGAGGTCACGGAGCTGCTCAGCTCGAGCGCCGAGGCCTGGACCCAGGAGACGGCCGCGATCCAGCCCGACTTCGCCCGCTACCCGCAAGGGGGCTTCGGCCAAGAGGCCTCCTCGGGGGTCGGCCGGCAGGTGCTGGCCGTCACGGCCAAGGGCGCCTTCGTCAGCAGCTTCAAGGGGCAGACGAACCCGCTGCTGGCCGGCGCTGAGCCAAAGGAGGCCGAGGCTGCCCCGAGCGCGGTGGCGAGCGGTGATAAGAGCGCCGGGGTGATCGAGCAATCCCTGCCGAGCGCGCGCCTCGCGGTGGTCGGCAGCGCCGACTTCGTCCGCGATCCCGTGCTCAACCTCTCGCGCCAGACCGGCTCGGATCGCTTCACCGGCAATCTGCAGCTGGTGCAGAACCTGCTGGACTGGGCGGTCGAGGACGTCGACCTGCTGAGCATCCGCTCGCGCGGCGCCTATGCCCGCACGCTGCGACCGCTGGAGTCGGGGGCGCAGTCGACCTGGGAGGGCGGCAACTACGCGTTTGTCGCGCTGGCGCTCGGAGCGATCGTCGCGCTGACCCTGCTGCGGCGGCGCACGCTCAAGCCGATGGTCCTGCCTGGCGGCGGGGCGGGTCGGAGCAGCGCGGGCGCCGGTGATGCCGGTGCGAAGGAGGCTTGA
- a CDS encoding DUF4340 domain-containing protein, which translates to MSKANRILIGLFAVQLAIIAGTRLLGGPAATVAPRKLLPDLSAATLERLEIADGEAHRVELAREGGQWVLASGGGYPVTQSKVTELIGKLSALTAAEPVSTQPEHQHALEVAADKFTRRVTVTPSAAGAKPTTFFLGTSPGVKKAHFRFATEPQTYAASELSSWEIGAQPSDWIAPEYFKVERKDVVALTLINANGKIELHKGPDGKWTLADMAKGETVNEGEVESLLGSASAVNIDQPVGQKVEPAFGLNPPKALLTLVTSTPAATPAATPAATPAAAAQPSPAPAAVAALEKTFVLGLGAKDGDRYYAKSEQSPFVIKIASWSGDLFFNKKRADLLAKPPEPPAAAKGKPGAAK; encoded by the coding sequence ATGAGCAAGGCCAATCGCATCTTGATCGGGCTTTTTGCCGTGCAGCTGGCGATCATCGCGGGGACGCGGCTGCTCGGTGGACCTGCGGCTACCGTGGCGCCGCGCAAGCTCCTGCCGGACCTCAGCGCCGCGACGCTCGAGCGGCTCGAGATCGCCGATGGGGAAGCGCATCGTGTGGAGCTGGCTCGCGAGGGCGGGCAGTGGGTGCTGGCGAGCGGTGGCGGCTATCCGGTGACCCAGAGCAAGGTCACCGAGTTGATCGGCAAGCTGAGCGCGCTGACGGCAGCCGAGCCGGTCTCGACCCAGCCAGAGCATCAGCACGCGCTGGAGGTGGCCGCCGATAAGTTCACGCGGCGGGTCACCGTGACGCCGAGCGCCGCGGGCGCGAAGCCGACGACCTTCTTTCTTGGCACCTCGCCGGGCGTGAAGAAGGCTCACTTCCGCTTCGCGACGGAGCCGCAGACCTACGCCGCGAGCGAGCTCTCGAGCTGGGAGATCGGTGCGCAGCCGAGCGACTGGATCGCGCCCGAGTACTTCAAGGTCGAGCGCAAGGACGTGGTCGCGCTGACGCTGATCAACGCCAACGGCAAGATCGAGCTGCACAAGGGCCCCGACGGCAAGTGGACGCTCGCCGATATGGCGAAGGGCGAGACGGTCAACGAGGGCGAGGTCGAGTCGCTGCTCGGTTCGGCCAGCGCCGTCAACATCGACCAGCCCGTCGGCCAGAAGGTCGAGCCGGCCTTCGGCCTCAACCCGCCCAAGGCGCTGCTGACGCTCGTCACCTCTACGCCGGCAGCGACGCCGGCAGCGACGCCGGCAGCGACGCCCGCGGCCGCTGCTCAGCCCTCGCCCGCCCCGGCGGCGGTTGCAGCGCTGGAGAAGACGTTCGTGCTGGGGCTCGGCGCCAAGGATGGCGACCGCTACTACGCCAAGAGCGAGCAGTCGCCCTTCGTGATCAAGATCGCCTCCTGGAGCGGGGACCTCTTCTTCAACAAGAAGCGCGCAGACCTGCTGGCGAAGCCGCCGGAGCCGCCGGCGGCGGCCAAGGGCAAGCCCGGCGCCGCGAAGTAA
- a CDS encoding bifunctional methionine sulfoxide reductase B/A protein: MWTSERRARWSRKRLPLGLAAAALVATLALLLWPVRPAPRALPAAGGERKMGADERYTKPSAAELQRTLSAEQYRVTQQEGTEPPFQNAYWDAHAPGIYVDVVTGEPLFSSLDKFDSGTGWPSFSKPIEAARVAQREDRKLGMRRVEVRSRAGESHLGHLFEDGPGPGGQRYCINSAALRFIPAERLEAEGYGRYASLFAAAAAPVAPVAPVVPAAPVAPVATRREPAVEVATFAGGCFWGVEELVRQLPGVLQTEVGYSGGTTAAPRYEDVKQGRTGHAEAVQVRFDPQRLSYERLLGFFFRLHDPTTLNRQGNDVGTQYRSVIFFHSEEQRRVAERAKQQVDRSGKWSRPVVTAIVAASSFYPAEDYHQDYLVKHPDGYTCHFLRD, translated from the coding sequence ATGTGGACCAGTGAGCGTCGCGCCCGGTGGTCGCGCAAGCGGCTGCCGCTGGGCTTGGCCGCGGCCGCCTTGGTGGCCACGCTAGCCCTGCTGCTGTGGCCGGTGCGGCCGGCGCCGCGGGCGCTTCCCGCGGCGGGAGGAGAACGCAAGATGGGAGCCGATGAACGCTACACGAAACCGAGCGCTGCAGAGCTGCAGCGCACCCTCAGCGCGGAGCAGTATCGCGTGACGCAGCAGGAGGGCACCGAGCCCCCGTTCCAGAATGCCTATTGGGACGCGCACGCGCCTGGCATCTACGTCGACGTGGTGACGGGGGAGCCGCTCTTCAGCTCGCTCGATAAGTTTGATTCGGGAACGGGCTGGCCGAGCTTCAGCAAGCCGATCGAGGCCGCGCGCGTCGCGCAGCGGGAGGATCGCAAGCTCGGCATGCGTCGCGTCGAGGTGCGATCGCGCGCGGGCGAGAGCCACCTCGGCCACCTCTTCGAGGATGGGCCCGGCCCCGGCGGGCAGCGCTACTGCATCAACTCGGCCGCGCTGCGCTTCATCCCAGCCGAGCGGCTGGAGGCGGAAGGCTACGGTCGCTATGCGTCGCTCTTCGCGGCTGCTGCGGCCCCGGTGGCCCCGGTGGCGCCGGTGGTTCCGGCGGCCCCAGTGGCCCCGGTGGCGACAAGACGCGAGCCCGCGGTCGAGGTGGCCACCTTCGCCGGTGGCTGCTTCTGGGGCGTCGAGGAGCTCGTGCGCCAGCTCCCCGGCGTGCTGCAGACAGAGGTCGGCTACAGCGGCGGGACGACGGCGGCGCCGCGCTACGAGGACGTCAAGCAGGGGCGCACGGGGCACGCCGAGGCCGTGCAGGTGCGCTTCGACCCGCAGCGGCTGAGCTACGAGCGGCTGCTCGGCTTCTTCTTTCGCTTGCACGATCCGACGACGCTGAACCGCCAGGGCAACGATGTCGGCACGCAGTACCGCTCCGTGATCTTCTTTCACTCCGAGGAGCAGCGCCGCGTCGCCGAGCGCGCAAAGCAGCAGGTCGACCGCTCCGGCAAGTGGTCGCGTCCGGTGGTCACCGCGATCGTCGCAGCCAGCAGCTTCTATCCGGCGGAGGACTACCACCAGGACTACCTGGTCAAGCACCCCGACGGTTACACTTGCCACTTCCTGCGCGACTGA
- a CDS encoding nicotinamide mononucleotide transporter, translated as MLSLAFTLFGADVSWLELVAFVFALGCVSCNVIELHWGWPLAIVASVLYAWLFFSSRLYGDVAVQAFFFGSSIWGWHRWLLGGGTESAPTRLRVARLSGLQRAAVALGWLALWPAFGALLARFTDSDVPYFNALPTVGSGIAQVLLALKYVETWPVWVVVNVVSTVLYASKQLWLTSLLYVIFAGLALTGWRRWQRKLP; from the coding sequence ATGCTCAGCTTGGCCTTCACGCTCTTCGGCGCCGACGTCAGCTGGCTCGAGCTCGTGGCCTTCGTCTTCGCGCTCGGCTGTGTCAGCTGCAACGTGATCGAGCTGCATTGGGGCTGGCCGCTGGCCATCGTCGCCAGCGTGCTCTATGCGTGGCTCTTCTTCAGCAGTCGGCTCTATGGTGACGTCGCCGTCCAGGCCTTCTTCTTCGGCTCGTCGATCTGGGGTTGGCATCGCTGGTTGCTCGGGGGCGGCACGGAGAGCGCTCCCACGCGTTTGCGCGTGGCCCGGCTGAGCGGGCTGCAGCGCGCCGCGGTCGCCCTGGGCTGGCTCGCGCTCTGGCCCGCCTTCGGCGCCCTGCTGGCACGCTTCACCGACTCGGACGTGCCCTACTTCAACGCGCTGCCGACCGTGGGCAGCGGCATCGCCCAGGTGCTGCTCGCGCTCAAGTATGTCGAGACCTGGCCGGTCTGGGTCGTGGTCAACGTGGTCAGCACGGTGCTCTATGCGAGCAAGCAGCTCTGGCTCACCAGCCTGCTCTACGTGATCTTCGCTGGCCTGGCGCTGACGGGCTGGCGCCGCTGGCAGCGGAAGCTCCCATGA
- a CDS encoding ATP-binding protein, translating into MSAAVHRVAIVGAECVGKTTLARALAQRLGGLWVGEYLREFCDLLGRTPRPNEQAEIVAEQLRREQAGEAAARAAGLGWLFVDSVPLVTAAYSELLFAEVSLHAAALAHHARYHTTLLLAPDLPWVADGIQRDGPAVRARFHALLTRALEVAGLPYTLITGSGAAREGAAEAALRSGQQAAQGHAAEPQGAACQRSGVPDFVEEGVGEALKVRGREDQAEPV; encoded by the coding sequence ATGAGCGCAGCGGTGCATCGTGTCGCGATCGTCGGCGCCGAATGCGTCGGCAAGACCACGCTGGCGCGCGCCTTGGCGCAGCGCCTGGGCGGGCTGTGGGTTGGGGAGTATCTGCGGGAGTTCTGCGACCTGCTCGGGCGCACGCCGCGGCCCAACGAACAGGCCGAGATCGTCGCCGAGCAGCTTCGCCGCGAGCAGGCTGGCGAGGCCGCCGCGCGCGCAGCCGGGCTCGGCTGGCTCTTCGTCGACTCGGTGCCGCTGGTGACCGCGGCCTATAGCGAGCTGTTGTTCGCCGAGGTCTCGCTGCACGCGGCTGCCCTGGCGCACCACGCCCGCTACCACACGACGCTGCTGCTGGCGCCGGATCTGCCCTGGGTGGCGGACGGCATCCAGCGTGATGGCCCGGCGGTACGGGCGCGCTTCCACGCGCTGCTGACGCGGGCGCTGGAGGTCGCCGGGCTGCCCTACACGCTGATCACCGGCAGCGGCGCAGCCCGCGAAGGGGCGGCGGAGGCGGCCTTGCGCTCCGGGCAGCAGGCGGCTCAGGGCCACGCCGCCGAGCCTCAGGGGGCGGCCTGCCAGCGCAGCGGGGTCCCAGATTTTGTCGAGGAAGGTGTTGGGGAAGCGCTGAAGGTCCGCGGCCGTGAAGACCAGGCCGAGCCGGTGTAG
- a CDS encoding glycogen/starch/alpha-glucan phosphorylase: MQDSTLFQRWETFNKGMDSESILRSFASHLEYSLSKDKFTATPHDLYLALALAARDRMVERWIHTQQTYYRKDVKRVYYLSAEYLIGRALVNSLINLGIYDETRTALKQVGLDLADLVEQEPDAGLGNGGLGRLAACFLDSMAALELPAYGYGIRYEFGIFEQVIRHNRQLERPELWLKAGNPWEVARPERAYVVHFYGQTRHLKLPDGQLRVEWVDTQRVIGMAYDYPIDGYGNESVNTLRLWAARASKEFDLDYFHHGNYLKAVEEKNLSENISKVLYPNDTFFEGQELRLKQQYFFVSCSIRDIVRRYLVSHSDFTAFPDKAAIQLNDTHPSLAIAELMRLLIDEHELQWEVAWDLTVRTFAYTNHTLLAEALERWPVSMLGNLLPRHLEIIYEINRRFLREVAVLHPGDDDRLRRVSLIEEQGDKHVRMAHLAIVGSHSVNGVSKLHTRLLMERELREFHELLPTRFNNKTNGVTQRRWLLAANPALAALISARIGTRWPLELDQLRQLEPLAEDPELQQAFATIKDQNKRALAELTRALTGLTIDPRSIFDVQVKRIHEYKRQLLNALHFIATWLRLKHDGPGDFHPRTVIIGGKAAPDYKTAKLIIRLICSAADRINNDATTSELLRVVFLPNYRVSLAERIIPAADLAEQISTAGFEASGTSNMKFMLNGALTIGTLDGANIEMLEEVGEDNIFIFGHTTEALTALRPHYQPRTHLEGQPWLREAIDMIRDGFFSPEERGLFEPLMRDLLDDDRFFVLADFAAYAEAQQRVTAAYANSAGWLRRAILNVARSGRFSSDRAIREYNRDIWHAEPISVTREAMVPRVRRGLRRSATGEFIPEK; this comes from the coding sequence ATGCAAGACAGCACGCTCTTTCAGCGCTGGGAAACGTTCAACAAGGGGATGGACAGCGAGAGCATCCTGCGCTCCTTCGCCAGCCACCTCGAGTACTCGTTATCCAAGGATAAGTTCACCGCCACGCCGCACGACCTCTACCTCGCGCTGGCCCTGGCGGCGCGCGACCGCATGGTCGAGCGCTGGATCCACACGCAGCAGACCTACTACCGCAAGGACGTCAAGCGCGTGTACTACCTCTCGGCCGAGTACCTGATCGGCCGCGCCCTGGTCAACAGCCTGATCAACCTCGGCATCTATGATGAGACGCGGACGGCGCTCAAGCAGGTCGGCCTCGACCTGGCCGACCTCGTCGAACAGGAGCCCGACGCGGGCCTGGGCAACGGGGGCCTGGGTCGCCTCGCGGCCTGCTTCCTCGACTCGATGGCGGCGCTCGAGCTGCCGGCCTACGGCTACGGCATTCGCTACGAGTTCGGCATCTTCGAGCAGGTGATCCGCCACAATCGCCAGCTCGAGCGGCCCGAGCTCTGGCTCAAGGCTGGCAACCCCTGGGAGGTCGCGCGCCCGGAGCGCGCCTACGTCGTGCATTTCTACGGGCAGACCCGTCACCTCAAGCTGCCGGATGGGCAGCTCAGGGTCGAGTGGGTCGACACGCAGCGCGTGATCGGCATGGCCTACGACTACCCGATCGACGGCTATGGCAACGAATCGGTCAACACCTTGCGGCTGTGGGCGGCACGCGCCTCCAAGGAGTTCGACCTCGACTACTTCCACCACGGCAACTACCTCAAGGCCGTCGAGGAGAAGAACCTCTCCGAGAACATCTCCAAGGTCCTCTACCCGAACGACACCTTCTTCGAGGGCCAGGAGCTGCGGCTCAAGCAACAGTACTTCTTCGTCTCCTGCTCGATTCGCGACATCGTCCGCCGCTATCTCGTCAGCCACAGCGACTTCACGGCCTTCCCCGACAAGGCGGCGATTCAGCTCAACGACACCCACCCCTCGCTGGCGATCGCCGAGCTGATGCGCCTGCTGATCGATGAGCACGAGCTGCAGTGGGAGGTGGCCTGGGACCTGACCGTCCGCACCTTCGCCTATACCAACCACACCTTGCTGGCCGAGGCGCTCGAGCGCTGGCCGGTATCGATGCTCGGTAACCTGCTGCCCCGCCACCTCGAGATCATCTACGAGATCAACCGGCGCTTCCTCCGCGAGGTCGCCGTGCTCCACCCCGGCGACGACGACCGCCTGCGCCGCGTCTCGCTGATCGAGGAGCAAGGCGACAAGCACGTGCGGATGGCGCACCTGGCGATCGTCGGCTCGCACTCCGTCAACGGGGTCTCCAAGCTGCACACGCGGCTGCTGATGGAGCGTGAGCTGCGCGAGTTCCATGAGCTGCTGCCCACGCGCTTCAACAACAAGACCAACGGCGTGACGCAGCGCCGTTGGCTGCTGGCCGCCAATCCCGCGCTCGCGGCGCTGATCAGCGCGCGCATCGGCACGCGCTGGCCCCTCGAGCTCGACCAGCTCCGCCAGCTCGAGCCGCTGGCGGAGGACCCGGAGCTGCAGCAGGCCTTCGCCACGATCAAAGATCAGAACAAGCGAGCGCTGGCCGAGCTGACGCGCGCGCTGACGGGCTTGACGATCGATCCGCGGTCGATCTTCGACGTGCAGGTCAAGCGCATCCACGAGTACAAGCGGCAGCTGCTCAACGCGCTGCACTTCATCGCCACCTGGCTCAGGCTCAAGCACGACGGTCCGGGGGACTTCCACCCGCGCACGGTGATCATCGGCGGCAAGGCCGCACCCGACTACAAGACGGCCAAGCTGATCATCCGCTTGATCTGCAGCGCCGCCGATCGCATCAACAACGATGCCACCACGAGCGAGCTGCTGCGCGTGGTCTTCCTGCCCAACTACCGGGTCTCTCTGGCCGAGCGCATCATCCCGGCCGCAGACCTGGCCGAGCAGATCTCGACGGCGGGCTTCGAGGCCTCTGGCACCAGCAACATGAAGTTCATGCTCAACGGCGCGCTGACGATCGGCACGCTCGACGGCGCCAACATCGAGATGCTGGAGGAGGTCGGCGAGGACAACATCTTCATCTTCGGTCACACCACAGAGGCGTTGACGGCGCTGCGGCCGCACTACCAGCCCCGCACCCACCTCGAGGGCCAGCCCTGGCTGCGCGAGGCGATCGACATGATCCGCGACGGCTTCTTCTCGCCCGAGGAGCGCGGGCTCTTCGAGCCCCTGATGCGTGACCTGCTTGACGACGATCGCTTCTTCGTCCTCGCCGACTTCGCGGCCTACGCGGAAGCCCAGCAGCGGGTGACGGCGGCCTACGCCAACTCAGCGGGGTGGCTGCGACGGGCCATCCTCAACGTCGCCCGCAGCGGACGCTTCTCCTCGGATCGCGCCATTCGTGAATACAACCGTGACATCTGGCATGCCGAGCCGATCTCGGTCACGCGCGAGGCGATGGTCCCGCGGGTCCGTCGGGGCCTGCGGCGCAGCGCCACGGGAGAGTTCATTCCGGAGAAGTGA
- a CDS encoding DedA family protein, translating to MTELLTMLVDLVLHLDRHLGAIIAQYGVWTHLLLFLIVFCETGLVVTPFLPGDSLLFAAGTFAAIGSLDVHLLVLLLTVAAIAGDTLNYWIGAWAGPRVLNGRVRWLRQDYLERTHRFYEKHGGKTIILARFVPIIRTFAPFVAGVGAMSYRRFLLFNIVGGVVWVALFSYAGYFFGNIPVVRRNFTIVIMAIIVLSVLPIVIEYLRARGQRSASGAGDPPPKPQTVTSATESR from the coding sequence ATGACGGAGCTGCTGACGATGCTCGTGGATCTCGTGCTGCACCTCGATCGGCACCTGGGTGCGATCATCGCGCAGTACGGCGTCTGGACCCACCTGCTGCTCTTTCTGATCGTCTTCTGCGAGACGGGGCTGGTGGTGACGCCCTTTCTTCCGGGCGACTCGTTGCTCTTCGCGGCTGGCACCTTCGCGGCGATCGGCTCGCTCGACGTCCACCTGCTGGTGCTCTTGCTCACCGTCGCCGCGATCGCCGGCGACACCCTGAACTACTGGATCGGCGCCTGGGCTGGGCCGCGCGTGTTGAACGGTCGCGTGCGCTGGCTGCGCCAGGACTACCTCGAGCGGACCCACCGCTTCTACGAGAAGCATGGCGGTAAGACGATCATCCTCGCCCGCTTCGTGCCGATCATTCGCACCTTCGCCCCCTTCGTCGCCGGCGTCGGCGCGATGAGCTACCGGCGCTTCCTCCTCTTCAACATCGTGGGTGGGGTGGTCTGGGTCGCGCTCTTCAGCTATGCCGGGTACTTCTTCGGCAATATCCCGGTCGTACGCCGCAACTTCACCATCGTGATCATGGCGATCATCGTCCTCTCGGTGCTCCCGATCGTGATCGAGTACCTGCGGGCGCGTGGTCAGCGGAGTGCCTCCGGCGCCGGCGATCCGCCGCCGAAGCCTCAGACGGTGACGAGCGCCACCGAGTCGCGCTGA